From Camelina sativa cultivar DH55 chromosome 5, Cs, whole genome shotgun sequence:
GGATCTTCAactagtttttaattaaattttatttttctcaaatatAGATGAATACGATTTTACGTAGCACtaaatcaaaatgtttttctttttaattaaaacacctaaaaagggtttagtatttaatttgttttagttttcttttccaGGAATCTCTACGTTTATCCGAAGGGAAATAGTCGTTGTGATGATCACTTGTCTTTGCACCTACACGatgcaaaccctaaatcattgAAAAAAGGATTGCAAAGGAAAACGAGTTTTCAATTCGTTCTGTTAAGTCGATCCAACAAAGAGCTCTACAGATCCCCAGGTAAATAGATCCTTTATATATCCTTccatgtcggaaattttttttcttttctttttgttgaaatttcaGCATATGGAGAGAAAGCAAGAGTCTCTTGGATGTCTATTTCTACATATTTATCGGCAGTGAACTAGTAAAAATAGCTCACGCATCGTATTTAGCTTAAAAGACCCTAAGACCCCACGCTTTTCTTTCAGCTTTTGTGATGATGAGTCTCAACGGTTTTTGATGAAGAagttaacttattatttttattttggtatatgTTTCACAGTTGGACAGGTTTTGTACAGTGATAAGTATCAAAACTGGGGTTACGGAAAGACCTTGCCTCTTAAAAAGCTTCAGGAAAAAGGGTTTTTGGAGAAGGATACACTCATCGTTGAAGTCTACATTACTCATGTTGAAGTTGTTGATAGAGAAGGCAGACTTGTATCAGAGAACAAGGAGGAGACTCTAGATGTCAACGGTTTTCAGGTTTTTGCTTCTCAGGTAGgctaaaaaaagatttttttttttcttcttttggttttgtacaTGCCTTTTGTGTGGTTGCTTATTCGGATTCCTTTTATGAGTAACAGAAACAAATATTTCCTTGGCATGCAGGTTACTTTAGCAAGAAAGATCTTCACAGAGCACCAAGATATTGCAGAAGATTTCAAACCAAAGAACCAAGTGGTGAAGACCGAATACATGAATGTCCTTCTCAACCTCATTGAGACACTTAACAAGCCTTCACAGAATCACTCAGAGACTGAGCTAAGCAATGCTCACAGTGAGTTGAGTGAGCTGATGGAACAAGGTGATAAGATTGAACATACAAAcccttctctcttatctcttctcaccCAAATTGATAATCTTGGAGTTATAGTTCTCCAATCTCATCACCTAAGAACAGAGCACATAAGCTCTAATTCCTCTTTACACATCAATGATCATGCAGGATACCTATATGTTTCATCTCTATCTCTATTTATAACCTATTCTTCTCATGCTTCTCTTTAAATCTGCACATGTGCCTCTCACATGTGCACACCTATCAATACTCCCCCCTTTGAAAACAGTTTGTCCTCAAGCTGTGAAGTAGCAAATGTAGTGACGATAGAAACCAATGACGAAAAGCACTGATACCATGGTAGAGCTTCTGCACACACCTTGATCCTCCACACCGTAGTGTCATCCGTTAAGTTGTAGGTCCACGGAAAGTATGAGCCTCTGTTGTACCCATATAGAGCATGTCCAATTTGTGTAACTTTGTATATTATGTGAAGGAAAGTGTGTAACAGCCATAGTTGTAAGCTAATCTTCtgcaatttcttctttctccagcAATGCCACACTGAATAAAAGTGTCTCTTATATACCGTTGCAGCAGACCAGGTGCCCTTTGTAACATCACTTCCAATTAAACCCCTCCCAATTGCTAGGACTGCTTGTAGTTGCTTAGAATTCCCTCTGTGCCCTAGCTGGTACTTGATAACCCTACATAGAAACTGTGTTGACCCTCGCTTCCTCACTCTGTTTCCTGTCACTTTGTAACTGGCTTGTTCTGTCATAATATAAACTACGTGAACATTATGTGTCGATGACGtccaaacaaaaactttgttctCAACATCACATATCAAAGAGTCTGCAACCATTTCTAAGATCCATGAAACTGACTGGTTACTCTTAGCTTTGTTCTTCCAACAGTGCCACACTGAAAAATATAGTTTCTTGTGACACTTGAGCATACAAAACTTAGTGCAGATGAACCTCACCCAGAagctaaacacacacacaacctGCATCCTCTCACTCTTAGTTTTTCCAGATTTATAACCTGCCAATGGAGTAAGATGGATAACATGAATGTCTCTTTTTTCTGATCCGCTCCAGTACTCTTTGAAGCATATAATCCGGCCTATTCTTCATGTCAAGATCATCAATCTTATGCGATGTAGGTACAACTTTGATGACTATGATAGCAGAAGTGTCCAAATGTTGTAGAAGTGCTTCTGATTTAGAGATAGTAGCTTCAATATCAGATTGCAACACTAGCCTATCATCTTCACAAAGTGTGTCACCCAACTGTTCCAATACAAGTTTATTTTCCTCCC
This genomic window contains:
- the LOC104788810 gene encoding MATH domain and coiled-coil domain-containing protein At2g42480-like; this encodes MGLNNQAQRNPSFRFEIDNFSEKQAMIPSQTFVSYGCEWNLYVYPKGNSRCDDHLSLHLHDANPKSLKKGLQRKTSFQFVLLSRSNKELYRSPVGQVLYSDKYQNWGYGKTLPLKKLQEKGFLEKDTLIVEVYITHVEVVDREGRLVSENKEETLDVNGFQVFASQVTLARKIFTEHQDIAEDFKPKNQVVKTEYMNVLRNAHSELSELMEQGFKLDWLQSKLDEVSLKRKKADADVQQLDERVKNLELMNFDFKLDCLKTKLEEVSLERKKADDADGSRVKEMEARIKNLEMVVSDLKVKLDKDEAKSFADDFELMEPVD